GGACGAGGAGCGACGGGACCGCGGTCTCGTAGCACTGTCCGAACTTTCGAAGACTCGGCAAGTCTTTGCCTTCACCTGCCATCCGGATACGGCCGCTCGGCTCGAACAGCTCGGGGGCCGCATACTCAGGCTCCAGCGATGACCAGCCGGGTCGTTCGCACGTCGCTCCCGCTTTCGGTGACGGAGGTGACCTCGCCGGATTCGGCCTCGGGGAGCCAAGATCAAGGCGGGGACAAACCGACCTTCCTACTGCTCCACGGATATGGCGGCAGTTCCTATACTTGGCATGCATGGGCGCCCCGACTCGCCCTGTTCGGGAGGGTAATCAGCGTCGACTTCATGGGGTTCGGCGACGCCCCGAAGCCGGCCGATGGGACGTACACGCCAGCGGAACAGGCGCGTCTCGTCAAAGAACTCGTCGGCGAAATGGACCTCGGCCGAATCACGCTGATCGGTCACTCCATGGGCGGAGGAATCGCCCTGCTTTCCACCCTGATGCTGATTGATCAGGGGGCTCTGCCTGTCGACAGACTCGTACTGGTCGCGGCGGCGGCCATGCGGCAGCCTCTACCGCCCTTCGTTGCAATGGCGCGTTACCCACGGTTGTCGCGATTGGTGCTTCTCGTCGTCGGTGCCCAGCGTGTCATCGGAGTCGCGCTCAAGCAGATCGTTCATGACCCCGACTCCATCACCCGGGAGCAGATCGAGACCTATGCGCGCCCGCTGCAGGAGCACGGCGGAGCCCGAGCGGCCCTGGCGATGGGGAAGGAGATCCTCCCGGACGACATCGACCATATCACCGGTCGCTATCCGGAGATCACTATTCCCACTCTTCTTCTTTGGGGAGAGCATGACCGCGTCATCCCACTCTGGGTCGCAAAGAGACTCGAGGAAGCAATGCCAAACGCTGAGCTCACCGTGCTGGAGGCATGTGGGCATATCCCCCCGGAAGAGCTTCCCGACAAATCGTGGGAGGCCGTTGAGCACTTCCTCGCACGCTATCCGTGAGACCCTGATCTCGAGACCCAATTCACAGAATCCAGCTTACCGCAGGCGTTCCCGAGCCAGTGTGTAGAACATCTTCGCTCCAACGCGTATCGACATCATGAGCGAGCCTGAAATTTTTGACTCTCCCTCCGCACGACGGCGATGGGCAACCTCTGTTTCGACGATACGCAGTCCCTGTCGAGCCGCCCGGATCTGCATCTGCAGGGTCCAGCCCCAGTTCCGATCGTCCATCTCCAGTTCCAGCAGTCTCGAGAACCGAATGGCTCGGAACGGCGGCAGGTCGTCGAAGGACTCGCGAAACATGAGACGAACGAGTCCGAGAATCAGGCGGTTGCCCAGACGGGCGTGAGGAAGGATCGTGCCGACGTCACCGTCTACTCCCTTTCGCACACCGAGCACGAAGTCTGCGCGGCCCTCCAGGATTGGCGCCGCCACGCGCTCGATGTCCAACGGATCGTCGCTCCCATCGGCATCCATGAACACGAGGACTTCCGGATGCACGTCCAGGCTGGCCAGATGACGAATCCCGGCGAGGCAAGCCGCGCCGTAGCCGCGCTCGGCTTCGTGGACGACGTCCGCCCCAGCTGCCCGGGCCACGGCAACCGTGCCATCGGTCGATCCGTTGTCGGCGACCACGACGCGATCGACGGATGCTGGCATCGCGGCCAGAATGGCGGGAAGCGCCTCCTCCTCGTTCAGGGCCGGCATCATCACGGCGAGGCGCCCACTCACGAGAGCAGCACCTGCATAGCGGCCATCGGAGCATGAAGAAGTACCTGTTGCTCGGGTACGGTCTGGCGATGACCGCGGTAATCGCGACGCTGGCATGGTTCCCTTCCGTGCATGCGTTCCCTTGGCCAAGCCTGCCCATCTTCGGGCTCGCATTCTCGATCTACGTGATGGCGGCACGGGTCGCCCGCGATCAGGCGAACGAACCCCTCACGCTGCGAGCGATCTGGCTCGTAGCCGTCGCGAGCCGGGTCGCGTTGCTGCCACTGGCCCCAGGCCTCACCGACGACTTCTATCGGTATCTGTGGGACGGGCACGTGCAGTTGTCGGGCCTGAACCCCTACCTCTTCGCCCCTGGGGCCGCCGAGGTCGAAGGCCTCCGAACCGTCTGGCATAGTCTGATCAATAACCCGACGGTCCCGACGATCTATCCGCCACTGGCTCAGATCGCCTTCCTCCTGATCGCGGGTGTCGGGTCCAGCGTGCTTCTCATGAAGTTGCTCTGGGTCGGTTGTGACCTTGCTACCGCTTGGGTCATCAGCCGCATCGCGGTCGACAGGGGAGTCGAGCCAGCGCTGCCATTGTTGCTGTACGCCTGGGCCCCTCTCCTCATTGTCGAGGTCGCATGGAACGGTCACCTCGAACCCCTCGGGCTGCTCATGCTCGCTATGGCGATATGGGCCAGCGACCGAGTCCCGGCCTCTCGTGACGCGAGCCGGACCACCTCCCATCCCGCCCCGGATAGGGCTGGTCCGGTGTGCTCAGCAGGCGGTGCGCCGGCGCACGGGCAACAGATTGTAGCCATTGCCGCAGGCGCGGCGCTGGCACTCTCCGCGCTGACCAAATTCGCTCCGGCTGCCGCTCTTCCTGGACTGGTGCGACGGCTCGGATGGCGAGCCTTCATGGGGTTCTCGCTCGTGATCGTCGCCCTGTACTCACCATACCTGTCGGCAGGCTCCGCTCTGTTCGCCGGCCTCCGCACATACAGTGAGAACTGGTGGTTCATGAAGGGGCCGTTCACCGCGCTCGAAGTGCTGACCGGCGATCCGGATGAGGCGCGTCGGGCGGCTGCCGCAATCATGATCGGGGTCATCGGTTGGTCCGCATGGAGGCGCTTCGATCTCGAACGTACGCTGCTGTGGGTACTCGGAACGGGCATGGTCCTGACCCCGACCTTCCATCCCTGGTACATCCTCTGGATGCTGCCGATGGCCGCTCTCCGCGCGAACCGGCCCTTCGTTCTCCTAAGCGGCCTCGCATTCATCGGCTACTACGGCCTCGGAGCATATCGAGACACCGGGGATTGGGTGCAGCCCATCGGCGCTCGCATGGCCCTCTGGATACCGTTTCTCATCTTTCTTTTTTTCGATGCCTGGCAGGCGTATCGAGGCGAGGCGACGGGAGATGTGCGACTGAAGAACCGGTAGCCCCAGGGCCATGTAGCCGGACAGGAACAGGACGATAAAGGGCAGCTGGCCCCAGTACCCACCAGCTATGGCACCGAGGAGGTACCCCGTCATCAGGAAGGCCATAGAGACCTTGGCGATGGTCCCGAACGGAAGCGGCACGGCCGCCGCGTAGGAGGCCATCCCAGACGAGCCGCGTTTCGGTGTCCGCTCGAAAGCGTCCTCGGTACCACGCAGCCCTCGCAGGACCGCGTGCGTCACCGGCACCGACAGGCCGATCCCCATGGCGAGCGTTCGCAAGACGCTTCGAAACCGACCCCTGCGTGCGACCCCGCGCTCCTCCCCGGCCATCCAGTAGAAGAGGATAAACGGAACGGTCGCAGCTCCAAAGAGGAACACATCCAGACCGAGAAGGTGATCAAGCCCGAGAGCCCGTCGTGCGATGGCAGACGGGAAAAGGAGGAGCGCCAGAAGCCACGTGAGCGGGTGGGCCATGTGTCCGAACAGATGAATGACGGCTTCGGTCTTCACCGCGAAGGGGAACGGTCCCCGCAACAGCGCCGGGAGCACTTTCCGCCCGGTCTGAACACCGCCCTGTGCCCAGCGCCGTTGCTGCAGTTCGAGTGCCATGACCGAATCCGGGATCTCGGCAGGGACCTGTACATCGTCGAGGTAGGCAAAGCGCCAGCCCGCCATCTGAGCCCGATAGCTGAGATCGAGATCCTCGGTCAGAGTGTCAGACTGCCATCCTCCGGCATCCTCCATACAGGTGCGTCGCCACAACCCGGCCGTGCCGTTGAAGTTGAAAAACCGTCCACCTCGATATCGCCCACCCTGCTCGTACAGAAAGTGCCCGTCAAGCAAGAAGCCTTGCGATTCCGTGAGCCAGTTCGTGAAGCGATTCAGATGCGACCAGGCGGCCTGCACCATGCCCACATCGGGGTCCTGCATGGGCATGAGAAGGTCGCGTAGCGTATCGGGCGACGGCACAAAGTCCGCGTCGAGGACGAAGAGAAACTCTCCCCGTGACCGCGCCACACCCTCTGAAAGTGCTCCGGCCTTGTAGCCGGTCCGGGCGTCACGCCTGACCTGCTCGATCTGAACCCCGCGTGCCCCCCACCAAGCGACCCGCTCGGCGACCAGCGAGACCGTGATGTCGTCGGAGTCATCGAGCACCTGGATCTCAAGCAGAGCACTCGGATAGTCGAGCTGGGCGGCCGCGTCGATGACCCTGGCCGCAACCTGTCGCTCATTGTACATGGGGAGTTGAACGGTCACCCTCGGCAGGTCTTCTTCCGGCCACGGGTCACGGATCTCGTCGCGCGCGCGACGAGCCAGAACGAGCAGGTACGAGCGGTGGATCGCGAACGGAATCAGGAACGCGAAGACCGCGGCGGTTGCCGCGAGTACGATCATTGCGATGAGGTTGGTCATACGCTCAGGGGCATCAGGCTCAGGACCACTCGTTCAAGTTACAACGGGGCAATAGCTACCCTCCGGACTTGCCTGGCTATGAGCCATCACGAACTTCTCACTATGAGGAAGAGTCGATGGATGATGCTACTGGTCCTCGGAGCATGTGGGGATGAGGTAACCACCCAGTCCACGCCCGCTCCGGAAGCGAGTTGGGTCGGGACGACCGAGTGCGCAAGTTGCCACGTCGACGACCGGGCCGAGGGTCAGCAGAATGAGCCGAGCCAGCTTCCATACTAGTGGGCAGCACTGGTCGATCCATCGATAAATATGCCCCCCCCCTCCCCAACACCCTCCCTCTCCTGCAAGATTATTTCCCCTCCCGCCAACAAACCGAACAACGAGTCTGAGAGGTCTACTGTGACTGGTGTCCTTGAGCAGCTTGAAGCGATCCGTTCCAGTGCCGGCGAGCGGCGCACCGTCGGTCTCGACGACACCACTGTGTGTCAGTTCGTCACCAGCGACCCGACCTTGGCCGAGGCCGTCAACGCGGCCACGGAAGAGTTCGAATCACTGAACCGAGAATTCCCCGAATTGATGGCGATGGGGGAAGTCGAGCAGGTCGCGGAAATCGAAAGGAATATCGTCAACTTCTACGCAGACGATACGGTCAACCCTTATGTGTCGCTGGCTGCTTACGGGCCGTGGATCGTGACGACAAAAGGTGCTGTCCTGCACGACAACGGCGGCTACGGCATGCTCGGCTTCGGACATGTTCCGGGGACGATCATCCAGGCCATGACCAAGCCACAGGCAATGGCGAATGTCATGACGCCGAGTCCCGCTCAGTACCGCCTCACCAAGGCTCTCGAAAAAGAGATCGGCCAGACGCGCGAGCATGGCTGTCCGTTTACGCACTTTATCTCGATGAACTCCGGTTCCGAGTCGGTCTCGGTCGCGACACGTATCGCAGACGTGAACGCCAAGGAGATGACAGACGAGGGTGGGCGACACGCCGGTAAGCCCGTGAAGAAGCTGTCTCTCGCTGGCGGGTTCCACGGTCGGACCGGACGACCTGCTCAATTTTCTGATTCGTGTGTCGGCTCCTACGCGAAGCATCTCGCCACCTTCCGCGACGCAGAGTTGCTGACGGTCGAAGCGAACGATGTGGATGGATTGAAAGCGATGTACGCCGATGCCGGTGCTAACGGCTACTTCATCGAGGCGTTCTTCATGGAGCCCGTCATGGGCGAGGGGAACCCGGGTGTCGCGATTACGCCCGAGTTCTACTCGACTGCACGCGCCCTCACCAAAGGTCACGGCACGATCCTGCTGGTTGATTCCATTCAGGCGGGTATCCGCACCACTGGGTACCTCTCCTTCATCGACTATCCAGGCTTCCGCGAGATGGAGGCGCCCGATCTCGAGACGTATTCGAAGGCGCTGAACGCTGGGCAGTATCCGCTCTCGATTCTGGCATTGACGGCCGAGTCGGCGGACCTGTACCGGAAGGGCATCTACGGCAACACAATGACCGGAAACCCCCGCGCCATGGACATCGGCAGCGCGGTACTTGACATGGTCACCGATGAGATCCGCGAGAACATCGTGGATCGCGGCCATGAATTCGTGGAGAAGCTGAAGGCCCTCGCGGTTGAGCTCGACGGTGCGATCACAAAGGTCGAGGGCACTGGACTGCTCTTCTCGTGTGAACTCGAGCCACGATTCAAGGCCTACGGAACGGAGAGTGCAGAGGAGTTCATGCGACTGAAGGGTATCGGTGTCATCCACGGAGGTGAGAACTCCCTCCGCTTCACACCGCACTTCCAAGTGACGTCGGCCGAGGTAGATCTGATCGTGGATTGCGTACGAAACGCGGTACTCCACGGCCCACAGGCAGGATCAGCCTGACCGAACTCGCCAACGATCGGCAGGGCGCGGCTGTTCGCAGCCACGCTCGCTGCGGTTCTGGCTCCAGTGACCATCCTCGCCCACGAGGGTGGTCACTTTTTCGGATACGTCATGTTCGCATCTCCGGCGCTGCGCACAGCAACGCGACCACAATGAGAGTTGCGACCACTAGAGCTCCGACCGCCTCCACGCCGTCGCGAGCGAATCCGCATACTCGTTCCACAGTGAGCCAGCGTGCGCACGCATCCACTCGAGTGGGCAATCTGGATGCGCCCGGAAGAGCTCCAGCAGCTCCTTCACCAGATCTAGATTCTTCAGTGGCCCACTCTTGCGCGTCCAGCCAGCCCGTTCCCACTTCGGAGCCCAGTCGTTGATCGTGTTCACGCACAGCTGGCTATCGGAGAATACCGTCACGGTCGTATCCGCTGGGAGGGCTTTGTAGGCCTCGATCAGCGCCTTCAGCTCCATGCGATTGTTCGTCGTATCGTCAGCGGCACCGTACCCCTCGCGCTGGATGTCACCCTCCGTCACCCAGACGAAACCCCACCCGCCAGGCCCTGGATTGGGGTGACTGCTGCCATCGGTGAACACACCGGTCTTTGGGCCGGCCGTGTACTTCTCCAGCACTTCGGCACGCGTGAGGTTCTCCTCCCGCGTCGCTGAGGCTGCGGGCCGCGGTTTCTTCGCAGCCTTCTTCTTCGGCTTTGCCGCAGAGTCTTTCTTGTTCGGAGAATGCTCTCGGCAATACTTCGGCTCCCAGCCCGGGAACTTCTCCAGAGCTGCCGCAGGAACGCTGAACGATTCGCTGCAAACGCTACAAATGAACTGCGGCATCTTTCACAACTCGACTATTATCGACGGACCGCTCAACTGCGCTCTGCGATCGGGGCAACGCAAGATATCGAGATCAGGAACCGATTACGTAGTGCCCCTCGATCCCGTGAGATCCGGTGGAACGGACTCGCGCCCAGCTCACGACCTGGATCGGTCAAGCATTGTGGCGTTTGAACACTCCTCTGGCCCCACGTACCTTGAGAACAGTCACGGCGATATCACCGGCCAAGGAGTAAACATTTTCGAAGCCCAGGTCGGCGTCGCCGCGCGGTGCAGCCGCATCGCCTTCAACGAGAGCTCCACCTTCGGAAACTGGGACTGGGATGTGACTCGGTGGGAGCGTTCCGTCGGATATCGAATCACACTGCACGCTGGCATCATGGCGAGCTACACCTTGACGTCGGACGTCGGGCCTGCAGATCCTCGTGACAACCTCACCGCCGTTCGACTCTAGTGGGGATTCTGAGGCCGGCACACATGCTCGACACTCAGCCCGCCACGACGCACACGTCCGACGCACGACTCCTGACCTTCACGGCGTGGCACGCACGGGCCGCTTCACATCTCGAGCGCGTGCAGCGATGGACTCTTCCATACAAAGAGCGGCGCTCTCGCCACGAGAAGCACCCGGTCCACGATTTCCTTTTCCAGTACTACATGTACTCACCGGGGAAGCTCGAAGCCTGGCACCCCGCCCCATCGGAGTCCCTCGCAGACTCTCCCCAAGCCCGCGATCGCTTCGGAGCTCCGGAGTACCGCGTAGATGCCGGTGTCCTCACGCACGACCTCGGCGCCCTCTCCCACAAGGGCCGAGAGCAACTGCACGAGGTGGTGGACGTTCTGGTCGCCACGCAAAGTCGACCCGCGAACTTCGGGTGCTACGGGGTCCACGAGTGGGCGATGGTCTACAAGGGCGACGACGTTCGTCACGCCGGAATCGCGCCGCTTCGACTACCCCAGGAAGAGGTCGACGAGTTCGTCGAGAGCCGACCCGTCGCATGCAGTCACTTTGACGCCTACCGGTTTTTTGCTCCGGAAGCGAAGCCCCTGAACCGCATTCAGCTCGAGTGGTCGACCCGGCACGAGATGGAGCAGCCCGGCTGTATCCACGCCAACATGGATCTGTATCGCTGGGCCTACACAGCGATGCCCTGGATCGGGAGCGACCTCCTGCTGGACTGTTTCGAGTTGGCCGCGGATCTGCGCGTGCTCGACATGGAGGCCAGTCCGTACGACCTCCAAGACCTCGGCTTCGAGCCGGTACGGGTGGAGACGCCAGACGGACGCGTCGAGTACCAACGTCGGCAGAGAGAGTTCAGCGTGAGGGCTGAGGCGCTGCGGGCTCGGCTGATTGGAGCGGTGAAGGGAGTGCTCTCGGACTAGCACCTGGCTCGAGGGCTCTCTGGAGGTGTGTTGTGAGCGCGCGTCCCGCTGACTCAGACGCTAACGGACCCCGCCTGCCAGAGCCCCACGAGAACTTCAACCTCATCGTTCGGTCTACGGTACTCCGAAGATCCAAGCTGCACGGCCTCAATTGATGACCGCGCGCAGCCGCGCGCGACCCGACCGCAGAATTGATGTGTCCGCTAGGTCATGCGAAAAACTAGGTCCCATAGACTAGACGGAAACACTACGCCTTGCGGCCCCTCTCAAGTTAGCGCCCTTGCTCATGCAGCATGCGGTCGACGATGGGCGCACTTACCCGACAACCCGTCGGATACGGTGGGGGACGCTCTCAGTGTCCCAACACTCCTCCCAACATCCCCCTCCCCAGACTTCGTCTCGACCTAGTTCTCCAAAAACTCCACCGACCAGGTAATCTCCACTGAGTCCTTGATCGACTGCGCCGTGGGGCACTTGCTCACGTGAGTCTCCAAGGCCCGAGACACCTTGTCCTCCGGGGCTTCTGAGGGCAGACGGATCGTATAGTGCATATGGATCTTCGTCAGCAGAATGATCCGTTCTACGACCTCATTCGTGCCTTCAGCCGTACAGCTGATATCACCATTCGGAACCGTAATCCCGCGCACCTCCAGTGCGCCATTGAGTGTCCCGAGTAGTCAGCCGGCGGCTGCCGCGACGAGATAGTCGACGGGCAGCGGTAGGTTCGGCTGGGAATCCATGCCGTAGTGAGCTTTGATGGGGCCGTGAATTCCGAACTCCAGTTCGGTCCCGTCTTCGAGCGTGCCGCGCCGGTGCAGTCCGTCGACCTTGTCGACCGTTGCCCGCGCGATGTAGAGAGGTTCACTCATTTCTGCGTTGCGTCTCCTGACGGGTGTAGTGGCGTCGGACACCAGAGGCGAGCTCCGTAGCCAACTGGCCTAGCTCATCGCTTATGCCACGAGCGATGTCCTCGGGAGGAATCGAGTCGGTGCCGAGAACGAAGTCAAAGCTGTTCCGCTCCAGGCGCCCGAGGCATCGAGTCGGATTGGATCCAACGAAACGTCTACCTGAAGATCGCGGCCGTCGGAGTCGCGGCGGACTTCGATGCTGGGTCGGCGGGAAGAAATCGACATGCTCACGAAGTGAACTTACATCCTCAACTGTCGGAAGGCATTGCCCGCATGCTATCCCCCTGGTGTGGGCTCCTCATCCTGGAACCCCACACACCGGAGAACCGGAAGTGGGGGGTACCGCCGATATCGTTGATCCGTGCTGGCGCGCTCGCAAAGATAGAAACGTGACCCGCGGCGGTTGCCCGTGATCCGGTGGTGCTTGCACGTGACACACAGGCCGATCCGGCGCCGAAGTCGTTCCGCGTCGGTCACGTCACGTCGTCCGGATGTCTCGAGCCCCTAGGCATGCGCTTCGCTATGTAACCGACCTGCCGACAGGCGTCTCCGCTTCGGTGGGAGAAGAGATTACTCGCGGAGCACTTGGTGCAATGTGTGGAGATGGTGATCTGCTCCTTCGGGACGCCACTCTTCGTCGCCCGCGCCGCGAGGACCCCCCTCAGGTCGATCGGTCGGGAAGCGTCGGGCACCATTTGGCCAAGCGCCTTGAAGACCTCCGGTCCCACCTCGTAACACGCGTCGCAAATCGCGGGGCCCAGGTGCATGTGCAGATCGGCAATCGCTGAATCGAACCGGCTCACGAACCCATCTAGTCCTGTCTCGAGAACACCAGCTGCAGCGCCTCGCCACCCAGCATGTACCTCGCCAACCGTCTCTGTAACAGGATCTACGAGAAAAACCGGGACACAGTCAGCGGTGGCTACAGTTACAAGGACCCCGGCTTCATCGATGACCTGGCCGTCGCAGGGCTCGCTGAGAATCGGAGGCTCGGCGGGACCGATGGAGTCGCCATGCCGTGACGAATGCAGAAACACGTCGGCGCCGTGTACCTGACGCTGGTGCCAGGCGGCATAGCATCCCGTTCGCCTGACCAGATTCTGCCAGTTGCTGCGCACGACCGGTTCGGAGCTGCCACTGCTGAAAAGGCCGAGGTCGAAAGGTGCCGCGCCGCGGCCTCGCGTGGTCGTCCCCTGGACCAACCACGGGAAGCGATCCACCCATTCCGGGTGGACCAGGGCCGGCACTTCCTCGAGTACGAATTCAGTCACGCGCCTGATGCCACCGTGATCTCCTACGGGCCTAGTCATGAGCGAAGTTAGGCCAACGCATACGATCCCTCCATGCACCAAGGAAAATGCTTTACTTTAAGCGTCCGCGGGGGCGGAGACCCCTCTTCATTGCTTGGGCCATCGGACCGTGACGGACGACACCCTTTTCGACAGTCTGAACGCCGCCTACGCACAGGCGATGTTCGAAGAATATGCTCGCAACCCGGAGGCTCTGCCCCCGGAGTGGCGCAAACTCTTTGAGAACGGCGGGAGCTTGGCAATGGCCGAGGGTCTCTTCGTGCCCGAGCAGATGGACACCGGTCGTCCGCTCGACGCGCCTGTGGCTGCCCCAGCCCCTCCAGTCGCCCAGACGCCGGCAGCGACTACCGCCTCAGCCCCGGCAGATCCGCCCGCGGCTCTTCCACCCGAGCCGTTGACCCCAGGCGCAGCACTGATTCCGTCTCAGCTGGACTCCGATTCACAAGCACTCCTGAGGCTACTGCCTGCGGTGTCGCGTGCCACGGCATTGATTCAGGCATTCCGAGATCACGGGCATCGGCTGGCTGCGGTCGATCCATTGGGAAGCGAGCCTCCGGGACATCCGCAGCTCTCTCCTGCATTCTTCGGTACGTCTCAGGAGGAGCTAGGGGCACTGCCAGCCTCGTTGGTCCTGACTGAGAACAGCGACCACGGTGATCGCTCTGTGGCAGACGCCCTCACGGACCTCGGTGAGGTCTACGCCGGCTCGATCGGCTACGAGTTCGAGCATCTCGACGACCACGTCACGGTCAACTGGCTCTGGCAGCAGGTCGAGGCTGGGTCCCACCTACCCGAGCTGACCGCGTCCGACCGACGTGCGCTTCTTCAGCGCATCAGCGAAACGGAAGGTCTCGAGCAGTTCCTGCACCGGACGTATCTCGGGCAGAAACGATTCTCGATCGAGGGCAACGACATGCTCGTGCCCATGCTCGACCTCCTGATCGAGGAAGTCGGAAGAAGCGGTGGCCATGACGTCGTCCTGGGGATGGCGCACCGGGGGCGGCTGAACGTCCTTACACATACCCTTGGCCTGTCGTACGGCGAACTGCTCTCCGAATTCGAGGGACCCTCATTCAAGGGCGGCCAACTCGATGTCGCGGGCACGGGAGACGTGAAGTATCACCATGGCGCCCGCGGAACGCGGCGTGTGGACGGTGCTGATGTTCGCATCACCCTCGCGCCGAACCCAAGTCACCTCGAGTTCGTGAATCCCGTGGTTATCGGGATGGCACGAGCGCTTCAGTTTGAGAATCTGGCCAAGGGTGCCGAGCCGGACTTCGACTCGGTAGTACCCGTACTCATGCACGGCGATGCAGCTTTCGCAGCCGAGGGCGTCGTCGCCGAGACGCTCAACATGGCTCGCCTGCATGGCTACAACGTCGGTGGGACCATTCACGTCATCGTGAACAATCAGGTCGGCTTCACCACAGACCCGCGAGACGGACGCTCGACACACTACTCCAGCGATCTCGCGAAGGGCTACGGCATTCCGATCATCCACGTGAACGCGGATGACCCCGAGGCCTGCCTTGGTGCGATCCGACTCGCGATGGCGTTCCGGCGCGAGTTCCACGACGACTTCGTGATCGACCTCGTCGGCTATCGCCGACACGGTCACAACGAGGGCGACGAGCCAGCATACACGCAGCCCGTAAAGTACCGGAAGATCACGGCGCATCAGACGGTTCAAGAGCTCTACTCGGCCCGACTCATCGACGAGGGCGCGATCAACGATGCTCAGGTCGCTGACATGCGTGCCGCGATTATCGACCAGCTCCGAGAGGTGCAGGACAACGTTCGCGAGTCGGATCCAGTCGTGGACGACGAGCCCGATGAGAGGCAGGAAGTACCCGTCGTGCCGGAATCGACAGGCGTCGCGCTGGAGGTGCTTGAGAGAATCAATAAGGCTACGGTCGACGTGCCGGACGGCTTCACGCCCCATCCCAAGCTGTGGCGGCAACTCGGGCGTCGAGAGAGCGACTTCTCGCCAAATCGCACCATCGACTGGGGTTACGCGGAAACGCTCGCCTTCGGCAGCCTGCTGCTGGAGGACATACCCATTCGCTTCACGGGGCAGGACGTGCAGCGGGGCACGTTCAGTCATCGCCACGTAGTGCTGCACGATTCCAAAAATGGAGACGAATTCGTGCCGCTCGCCGCGATGGCCGGGGCACGCCTCGAGGTGCACAACTCTCCCCTCTCCGAGACGGCCGTCATCGGTTTCGAGTACGGCTACTCGGTGGCCGCAGACAACGACGTCGTGTTGTGGGAGGCGCAGTTCGGTGACTTCGTGAACGTCGCCCAAGTCATGATCGACCAGTTCCTTTCGTCAGGTCTGACGAAGTGGGGACAATACTCGCGACTCACCCTGCTTCTGCCTCACGGTCAGGAAGGCCAAGGGCCCGAGCACTCAAGCGCTCGACTGGAGCGGTTCCTTCAGCTGTGCGCTGAGGACAACATGCGGGTCACCTATCCGACGACTCCGGCCCAGTATTTCCACATGCTTCGCCGCCAGGCCCTGCGACGGCCTGAACGACCGATGATCGTGATGACGCCCAAGAGCCTCCTGCGCCATCCGAAGGCGACGTCCACGATGTCGGAACTCGCGGAGGGCGGCTTCAAGCACGT
This window of the Longimicrobiales bacterium genome carries:
- a CDS encoding 2-oxoglutarate dehydrogenase E1 component; translation: MGHRTVTDDTLFDSLNAAYAQAMFEEYARNPEALPPEWRKLFENGGSLAMAEGLFVPEQMDTGRPLDAPVAAPAPPVAQTPAATTASAPADPPAALPPEPLTPGAALIPSQLDSDSQALLRLLPAVSRATALIQAFRDHGHRLAAVDPLGSEPPGHPQLSPAFFGTSQEELGALPASLVLTENSDHGDRSVADALTDLGEVYAGSIGYEFEHLDDHVTVNWLWQQVEAGSHLPELTASDRRALLQRISETEGLEQFLHRTYLGQKRFSIEGNDMLVPMLDLLIEEVGRSGGHDVVLGMAHRGRLNVLTHTLGLSYGELLSEFEGPSFKGGQLDVAGTGDVKYHHGARGTRRVDGADVRITLAPNPSHLEFVNPVVIGMARALQFENLAKGAEPDFDSVVPVLMHGDAAFAAEGVVAETLNMARLHGYNVGGTIHVIVNNQVGFTTDPRDGRSTHYSSDLAKGYGIPIIHVNADDPEACLGAIRLAMAFRREFHDDFVIDLVGYRRHGHNEGDEPAYTQPVKYRKITAHQTVQELYSARLIDEGAINDAQVADMRAAIIDQLREVQDNVRESDPVVDDEPDERQEVPVVPESTGVALEVLERINKATVDVPDGFTPHPKLWRQLGRRESDFSPNRTIDWGYAETLAFGSLLLEDIPIRFTGQDVQRGTFSHRHVVLHDSKNGDEFVPLAAMAGARLEVHNSPLSETAVIGFEYGYSVAADNDVVLWEAQFGDFVNVAQVMIDQFLSSGLTKWGQYSRLTLLLPHGQEGQGPEHSSARLERFLQLCAEDNMRVTYPTTPAQYFHMLRRQALRRPERPMIVMTPKSLLRHPKATSTMSELAEGGFKHVLDDPTTESLDQITRLVLCSGKVYYDIQGHSRRAGLPHVAVARVELLYPFPTEALTALLGRFPNLKEVVWAQEEPRNMGGLTFVGPRLRAVVPRKIPLAYAARPERASPAEGKASTHAAAQEAVVLEALGIEAEDAE